In Piliocolobus tephrosceles isolate RC106 chromosome 6, ASM277652v3, whole genome shotgun sequence, the following are encoded in one genomic region:
- the SLC35F4 gene encoding solute carrier family 35 member F4 isoform X7 gives MAITGIVMMAYADNFHADSIVGVAFAVGSASTSALYKVLFKMFLGSANFGEAAHFVSTLGFFNLIFISFTPVILYFTKVEHWSSFAALPWGCLCGMAGLWLAFNILVNVGVVLTYPILISIGTVLSVPGNAAVDLLKQEVIFNVVRLAATIIICIGFLLMLLPEEWDEITLRFINSLKEKKSEEHVDDVTDPSVHLRGRGRANGTVSIPLA, from the exons ATGGCAATTACTGGCATTGTCATGATGGCGTATGCAGATAATTTCCACGCTGATTCCATCGTAGGAGTGGCATTTGCAGTGGGCTCAGCCTCCACATCTGCATTATATAAG GtcttgtttaaaatgtttcttggAAGTGCCAACTTTGGGGAAGCCGCACACTTTGTCTCCACCTTGGGTTTCTTCAATTTGATCTTCATCTCCTTCACCCCAGTCATCTTGTATTTCACCAAGGTGGAGCACTGGTCCTCTTTTGCAGCTCTGCCGTGGGGCTGTCTCTGTGGGATGGCAGGGCTGTGGCTGG CCTTCAACATCCTGGTGAATGTTGGGGTGGTGCTGACGTACCCAATCCTAATCTCCATTGGGACAGTGCTCAGCGTTCCTGGAAATGCAG CTGTGGATCTCCTAAAGCAGGAGGTGATATTTAATGTCGTCCGCCTGGCTGCTACCATCATCATCTGCATTGGGTTTCTGCTGATGCTATTGCCTGAAGAATGGGATGAAATCACCCTGAGGTTCATCAACAGcctgaaggaaaagaagagtGAGGAGCATGTGGATGATGTGACTGATCCCAGTGTACACCTGCGAGGCAGAGGCAGAGCCAATGGGACAGTGTCTATACCACTGGCTTAG
- the SLC35F4 gene encoding solute carrier family 35 member F4 isoform X6: MDLTDARGYIQKVAAIMAITGIVMMAYADNFHADSIVGVAFAVGSASTSALYKVLFKMFLGSANFGEAAHFVSTLGFFNLIFISFTPVILYFTKVEHWSSFAALPWGCLCGMAGLWLAFNILVNVGVVLTYPILISIGTVLSVPGNAAVDLLKQEVIFNVVRLAATIIICIGFLLMLLPEEWDEITLRFINSLKEKKSEEHVDDVTDPSVHLRGRGRANGTVSIPLA; this comes from the exons TTGCTGCAATAATGGCAATTACTGGCATTGTCATGATGGCGTATGCAGATAATTTCCACGCTGATTCCATCGTAGGAGTGGCATTTGCAGTGGGCTCAGCCTCCACATCTGCATTATATAAG GtcttgtttaaaatgtttcttggAAGTGCCAACTTTGGGGAAGCCGCACACTTTGTCTCCACCTTGGGTTTCTTCAATTTGATCTTCATCTCCTTCACCCCAGTCATCTTGTATTTCACCAAGGTGGAGCACTGGTCCTCTTTTGCAGCTCTGCCGTGGGGCTGTCTCTGTGGGATGGCAGGGCTGTGGCTGG CCTTCAACATCCTGGTGAATGTTGGGGTGGTGCTGACGTACCCAATCCTAATCTCCATTGGGACAGTGCTCAGCGTTCCTGGAAATGCAG CTGTGGATCTCCTAAAGCAGGAGGTGATATTTAATGTCGTCCGCCTGGCTGCTACCATCATCATCTGCATTGGGTTTCTGCTGATGCTATTGCCTGAAGAATGGGATGAAATCACCCTGAGGTTCATCAACAGcctgaaggaaaagaagagtGAGGAGCATGTGGATGATGTGACTGATCCCAGTGTACACCTGCGAGGCAGAGGCAGAGCCAATGGGACAGTGTCTATACCACTGGCTTAG